AGCAGATTTTCGTCAAGCTGCGGCGCGCGCAACTGGTTGAAAGCATTCGCGGGCCCGGCGGCGGCTATGTCCTCGGCCGTCCGGCGCAGGAGATCCGCATCCATGAAATTATCGAGAGTGTCGAGCAGACCCTGGTGCCTGTCGGGTGCATGGACGAGCAGGGGCGCTGCAACTGCGGGGAGCAGTGCGTGACCCATGCGATCTGGGAGGGCCTTGCCCAGCGGGTCCGAAACTTTTTGTCATCGATTACCCTGGCGGACCTTGCCAAGGATGCCGGGAAGAATATCTCCCTGTCTGTACAGGGAAATCTGGAGGGGAATTCGTGAAACAGATCTACATGGACAATAACGCCACGACGGCGGTAAGAGAGCCGGTGCTCGAAGCCATGCTGCCGTTCTACCGGGAACAGTTCGGCAACCCGGCCAGCATTCACTGGGCCGGGCGGGCAGTCGAGGCCGCGGTGCAGAAGGCCCGGGAGCAGGTGGCCCGGTTGATTAACGGCCAGCCTGAGGACATCGTCTTCACCTCCTGCGGCAGCGAAGGCAACTCCCTGGCTCTGGCAGGGGTCTGCGAACTGCTGATGGACAAGGGAAATCACATC
The genomic region above belongs to Syntrophotaleaceae bacterium and contains:
- a CDS encoding RrF2 family transcriptional regulator; protein product: MRISTKAQYAVRAMARLHIASSGSPVTSKSIAEKEDISPAFLEQIFVKLRRAQLVESIRGPGGGYVLGRPAQEIRIHEIIESVEQTLVPVGCMDEQGRCNCGEQCVTHAIWEGLAQRVRNFLSSITLADLAKDAGKNISLSVQGNLEGNS